One part of the Megachile rotundata isolate GNS110a chromosome 16, iyMegRotu1, whole genome shotgun sequence genome encodes these proteins:
- the LOC105664302 gene encoding general transcription factor II-I repeat domain-containing protein 2-like isoform X2 → MAEYHRKRSSVSTYFKPSWESDYFFIEHEGVPTCLICGKKLHQVKKYNLQRHFQSMHGHHAQLAGEEREAEVAQLKQKFVEAEVEEETVSSCSEAAVRASFGIALEIARSSRSYTDGDVVKKYLVNAAGQLCPTEVQTFEAISLSRMTIARRIQSMASNVMDQLRQLCATFTVYSLAIDEGSDISGTPQIAIFIRGVNNNLQVTEELLDLVPLRDGVSGEDIFSCVEEIIETNQLDWHKLISVATDGSPAMADNNNGFVGRLRKKLNELGSAKKLIGVHCLIHRQNLCSKNVEMSNVMSVIVRVTNYIRNHGVKRRQFRAFLEELDSEYADLPYYTEVRWLSRGKLLEQFYNLRSEIATFMEAMQNPVPELKDNEWLIDLAFLTDLVHHLNMLNQSLQRKVNLDTVPPEMQLELIDLKCDRMLKTKFNQAESLMHFYTSFSHIRFPLLYILAGKILCMFGSTYVCEQLFSNMKKTKSIHRTGLTNYNLKCSLILSSCQSIVPDISLLMEQKRLQTSSRRLFSTE, encoded by the exons ATGGCTGAATATCATCGAAAAAGAAGTTCCGTTTCCACGTACTTCAAGCCATCGTGGGAATCGGACTACTTCTTCATAGAGCACGAAGGCGTGCCGACCTGTTTGATATGCGGGAAAAAATTGCACCAAGTGAAAAAGTACAATCTGCAACGACATTTTCAGTCTATGCACGGACATCATGCGCAATTAGCTGGTGAAGAACGCGAAGCAGAAGTCGCGCAGTTGAAGCAGAAATTCGTGGAAGCGGAAGTGGAGGAA GAAACGGTGTCGTCGTGTAGCGAGGCAGCCGTGCGAGCGAGCTTCGGAATTGCTCTTGAAATCGCGAGATCGTCGCGCAGCTACACGGACGGTGATGTTGTGAAGAAATATTTGGTGAACGCCGCGGGTCAATTGTGCCCGACAGAAGTACAGACATTCGAAGCTATCAGTTTATCGAGAATGACCATTGCTCGTCGAATTCAGTCAATGGCCAGCAATGTTATGGACCAGTTAAGACAGTTGTGTGCTACTTTCACTGTGTATTCTTTAGCCATCGATGAGGGCAGTGATATATCAGGCACACCGCAAATAGCCATTTTTATTCGTGGTGTGAACAATAATTTACAAGTGACAGAGGAATTGTTGGATCTGGTACCATTGAGGGATGGCGTATCCGGGGAGGACATCTTTTCCTGTGTCGAGGAAATAATAGAAACCAACCAATTGGACTGGCATAAACTCATCTCTGTGGCGACCGATGGATCTCCAGCCATGGCTGATAACAATAATGGTTTTGTTGGTCGCCTCAGGAAGAAGTTAAATGAATTAGGCAGCGCAAAGAAGTTGATCGGAGTGCACTGCCTCATTCACAGACAGAATTTATGCTCGAAGAATGTGGAAATGTCAAATGTAATGTCTGTGATTGTCCGTGTTACTAATTACATTAGAAATCATGGTGTAAAAAGACGACAGTTTCGTGCGTTCCTGGAAGAATTAGATTCAGAGTATGCAGACTTGCCATATTATACAGAGGTCAGATGGCTAAGCCGGGGGAAGTTATTGGAACAATTCTATAATCTTCGAAGCGAGATAGCCACGTTTATGGAAGCAATGCAAAATCCTGTACCAGAATTGAAGGATAATGAATGGCTAATTGATTTGGCATTTTTGACCGATTTAGTTCATCACTTGAATATGCTGAATCAATCATTGCAACGGAAAG TTAACTTGGACACAGTTCCACCAGAAATGCAGCTCGAGTTGATTGACTTAAAATGTGATAGAATGTTAAAAACTAAGTTCAATCAAGCAGAATCTTTGATGCATTTTTATACAAGTTTTTCACATATTCGTTTTCCACTGTTGTATATTTTGGCAGGTAAAATATTATGTATGTTTGGGTCCACTTATGTCTGTGAACagttattttcaaatatgaaaaaaacAAAATCTATTCACAGGACAGGATtaactaattataatttaaagtgTTCATTGATATTGAGCTCGTGCCAATCAATTGTTCCAGATATTAGTCTATTAATGGAGCAAAAAAGACTACAGACATCATCTAGACGACTGTTCAGTACAGAATAG
- the LOC105664302 gene encoding general transcription factor II-I repeat domain-containing protein 2A-like isoform X1, which yields MAEYHRKRSSVSTYFKPSWESDYFFIEHEGVPTCLICGKKLHQVKKYNLQRHFQSMHGHHAQLAGEEREAEVAQLKQKFVEAEVEEETVSSCSEAAVRASFGIALEIARSSRSYTDGDVVKKYLVNAAGQLCPTEVQTFEAISLSRMTIARRIQSMASNVMDQLRQLCATFTVYSLAIDEGSDISGTPQIAIFIRGVNNNLQVTEELLDLVPLRDGVSGEDIFSCVEEIIETNQLDWHKLISVATDGSPAMADNNNGFVGRLRKKLNELGSAKKLIGVHCLIHRQNLCSKNVEMSNVMSVIVRVTNYIRNHGVKRRQFRAFLEELDSEYADLPYYTEVRWLSRGKLLEQFYNLRSEIATFMEAMQNPVPELKDNEWLIDLAFLTDLVHHLNMLNQSLQRKGMLIVELYDTIQAFQMKIQLWIGQLQIGNACHFPKLKAAAANQSCFTKYCSVLDLLEQEFNSRFKDLQSLNTEFNIFATPFSVNLDTVPPEMQLELIDLKCDRMLKTKFNQAESLMHFYTSFSHIRFPLLYILAGKILCMFGSTYVCEQLFSNMKKTKSIHRTGLTNYNLKCSLILSSCQSIVPDISLLMEQKRLQTSSRRLFSTE from the exons ATGGCTGAATATCATCGAAAAAGAAGTTCCGTTTCCACGTACTTCAAGCCATCGTGGGAATCGGACTACTTCTTCATAGAGCACGAAGGCGTGCCGACCTGTTTGATATGCGGGAAAAAATTGCACCAAGTGAAAAAGTACAATCTGCAACGACATTTTCAGTCTATGCACGGACATCATGCGCAATTAGCTGGTGAAGAACGCGAAGCAGAAGTCGCGCAGTTGAAGCAGAAATTCGTGGAAGCGGAAGTGGAGGAA GAAACGGTGTCGTCGTGTAGCGAGGCAGCCGTGCGAGCGAGCTTCGGAATTGCTCTTGAAATCGCGAGATCGTCGCGCAGCTACACGGACGGTGATGTTGTGAAGAAATATTTGGTGAACGCCGCGGGTCAATTGTGCCCGACAGAAGTACAGACATTCGAAGCTATCAGTTTATCGAGAATGACCATTGCTCGTCGAATTCAGTCAATGGCCAGCAATGTTATGGACCAGTTAAGACAGTTGTGTGCTACTTTCACTGTGTATTCTTTAGCCATCGATGAGGGCAGTGATATATCAGGCACACCGCAAATAGCCATTTTTATTCGTGGTGTGAACAATAATTTACAAGTGACAGAGGAATTGTTGGATCTGGTACCATTGAGGGATGGCGTATCCGGGGAGGACATCTTTTCCTGTGTCGAGGAAATAATAGAAACCAACCAATTGGACTGGCATAAACTCATCTCTGTGGCGACCGATGGATCTCCAGCCATGGCTGATAACAATAATGGTTTTGTTGGTCGCCTCAGGAAGAAGTTAAATGAATTAGGCAGCGCAAAGAAGTTGATCGGAGTGCACTGCCTCATTCACAGACAGAATTTATGCTCGAAGAATGTGGAAATGTCAAATGTAATGTCTGTGATTGTCCGTGTTACTAATTACATTAGAAATCATGGTGTAAAAAGACGACAGTTTCGTGCGTTCCTGGAAGAATTAGATTCAGAGTATGCAGACTTGCCATATTATACAGAGGTCAGATGGCTAAGCCGGGGGAAGTTATTGGAACAATTCTATAATCTTCGAAGCGAGATAGCCACGTTTATGGAAGCAATGCAAAATCCTGTACCAGAATTGAAGGATAATGAATGGCTAATTGATTTGGCATTTTTGACCGATTTAGTTCATCACTTGAATATGCTGAATCAATCATTGCAACGGAAAGGTATGCTCATAGTAGAATTATACGACACTATTCAAGCATTTCAAATGAAAATACAACTGTGGATAGGACAATTACAAATTGGAAATGCTTGTcattttccaaaattgaaagCTGCTGCAGCAAATCAAAGTTGTTTCACAAAATATTGCTCAGTTTTAGATTTACTTGAACAAGAATTTAACAGTAGGTTTAAGGACCTTCAAAGTTTAAATACAGAGTTTAATATATTTGCTACCCCATTTTCAGTTAACTTGGACACAGTTCCACCAGAAATGCAGCTCGAGTTGATTGACTTAAAATGTGATAGAATGTTAAAAACTAAGTTCAATCAAGCAGAATCTTTGATGCATTTTTATACAAGTTTTTCACATATTCGTTTTCCACTGTTGTATATTTTGGCAGGTAAAATATTATGTATGTTTGGGTCCACTTATGTCTGTGAACagttattttcaaatatgaaaaaaacAAAATCTATTCACAGGACAGGATtaactaattataatttaaagtgTTCATTGATATTGAGCTCGTGCCAATCAATTGTTCCAGATATTAGTCTATTAATGGAGCAAAAAAGACTACAGACATCATCTAGACGACTGTTCAGTACAGAATAG
- the LOC100879169 gene encoding triokinase/FMN cyclase isoform X2 yields the protein MKRNALKELQDRKGKVSIICGGGSGHEPFAAGFVGNGMLTASVAGSIFAAPPSQHISYAIERVSEHSNGGILMVIPNYTGDRLNFGIAIEKARQTGVEVEDLVVNDDCSIPSEEQGVAGKRGLTGMLFVIKIAGAMAEKGSPLKEVYKTAQVVLQNMATYAVGLTACAIPGQPLMFDLPEDEIECGMGVHGEAGYEKLKLKSCSEVVAFMLKCICTSLSLQGGDSVAVIVNNFGALSQLEQGIVVHDVVKQLRNMNIEPLRVYSGVLMTSLNSAGVHITLLKISSDNKVFLDYLDEPTNAPKWPGCVYSVPSNSPPVVQDKVSRKIEKVGVELNSRQQMLFKQCLQSSCKSLIEKETHINDLDRGCGDGDCGSTLKRLAADILQNLDRFHMSHPSSVFIELAYIAEQQMGGTSGALYCLLFTRIARELTSNQQHDDWIGFWAQALRVGLSCLRMYGKAEPGDRSMIDVISAVCEKYEILLNKPITEICEILKTVAWQACESTKNMKPKVGRASYVKQEQYLQNADAGAYGVATWINAITDVIKNAKA from the exons ATGAAGAGAAACGCATTAAAAGAG ctCCAGGATCGGAAAGGCAAAGTATCTATCATATGTGGAGGCGGAAGTGGACACGAACCTTTTGCCGCAG GTTTCGTTGGAAATGGCATGTTGACAGCATCAGTGGCGGGCTCCATATTCGCTGCTCCGCCATCTCAACATATTAGTTACGCTATCGAACGTGTTTCCGAACACAGTAATG GTGGAATTTTAATGGTAATCCCAAATTATACTGGCGACCGACTAAATTTTGGAATAGCAATCGAGAAAGCGAGGCAAACAGGTGTAGAG GTGGAGGACTTAGTTGTAAACGATGACTGCAGTATACCAAGCGAGGAACAAGGTGTAGCTGGTAAACGTGGTTTAACTGGAATGCTGTTCGTTATTAAAATAGCTGGCGCGATGGCTGAGAAAGGGTCACCACTGAAAGAAGTCTATAAAACTGCACAAGTTGTTCTCCAAAATATGGCCACCTATGCGGTTGGATTAACCGCTTGTGCAATCCCTG GACAACCACTGATGTTTGACCTACCGGAAGACGAGATAGAATGCGGTATGGGGGTTCACGGCGAAGCAGGATACGAGAAGCTTAAATTAAAATCCTGTAGCGAAGTCGTTGCATTTATGTTGAAATGTATTTGCACCTCGCTGTCTTTGCAAGGTGGTGATTCAGTTGCGGTTATCGTAAATAATTTCGGTGCGTTAAGCCAATTGGAACAGGGAATCGTTGTCCATGACGTAGTTAAGCAGCTTC GAAACATGAACATAGAACCCCTACGTGTGTATTCGGGGGTCTTAATGACGTCATTGAACAGCGCTGGAGTGCATATTACTCTCTTAAAAATATCCTCGGACAACAAGGTCTTCCTCGACTACCTGGACGAGCCAACCAATGCACCAAAATGGCCCGGTTGCGTTTACAGTGTTCCCTCAAATTCTCCACCAGTTGTTCAAGACAAAGTATCAAGAAAAATAGAGAAGGTTGGAGTTGAGCTCAATTCAAGACAACAGATGTTATTCAAACAATGTTTACAAAGTAGTTGCAAAAGTTTGATCGAGAAAGAGACTCATATTAATGATTTGGACAGAGGTTGTGGAGATGGGGATTGCGGTTCTACCCTTAAAAGACTCGCTGCTG atatattgcaaaatttggacCGCTTCCATATGTCACATCCGTCGTCAGTTTTTATCGAATTGGCTTATATAGCCGAACAACAAATGGGTGGCACTTCTGGAGCATTATATTGCCTGCTGTTTACTAGAATAGCTAGGGAATTAACATCGAATCAACAGCATGACGATTGGATAGGTTTCTGGGCTCAGGCATTGCGCGTTGGTTTAAGTTGCTTAAGAATGTATGGAAAAGCGGAGCCAGGCGATAGGTCTATG atTGATGTAATCAGTGCGGTTTGTGAGAAGTATGAGATCCTGCTGAATAAACCAATAACTGAAATTTGTGAGATATTGAAGACGGTAGCTTGGCAAGCGTGCGAATCTACAAAGAACATGAAACCAAA GGTCGGGAGAGCCAGTTACGTGAAACAGGagcaatatttacaaaatgcaGATGCAGGTGCATACGGAGTTGCTACTTGGATTAACGCCATCACTGATGTTATTAAGAACGCCAAagcataa
- the LOC100879169 gene encoding triokinase/FMN cyclase isoform X1 — protein sequence MKSLVNSINDSVTETLYGLNYAYPQLEYQVSHKVVLMPRLQDRKGKVSIICGGGSGHEPFAAGFVGNGMLTASVAGSIFAAPPSQHISYAIERVSEHSNGGILMVIPNYTGDRLNFGIAIEKARQTGVEVEDLVVNDDCSIPSEEQGVAGKRGLTGMLFVIKIAGAMAEKGSPLKEVYKTAQVVLQNMATYAVGLTACAIPGQPLMFDLPEDEIECGMGVHGEAGYEKLKLKSCSEVVAFMLKCICTSLSLQGGDSVAVIVNNFGALSQLEQGIVVHDVVKQLRNMNIEPLRVYSGVLMTSLNSAGVHITLLKISSDNKVFLDYLDEPTNAPKWPGCVYSVPSNSPPVVQDKVSRKIEKVGVELNSRQQMLFKQCLQSSCKSLIEKETHINDLDRGCGDGDCGSTLKRLAADILQNLDRFHMSHPSSVFIELAYIAEQQMGGTSGALYCLLFTRIARELTSNQQHDDWIGFWAQALRVGLSCLRMYGKAEPGDRSMIDVISAVCEKYEILLNKPITEICEILKTVAWQACESTKNMKPKVGRASYVKQEQYLQNADAGAYGVATWINAITDVIKNAKA from the exons ATGAAAAGTTTAGTGAATTCGATTAACGATAGTGTCACGGAAACGCTATATGGTCTGAATTATGCTTATCCGCAATTAGAGTATCAAGTGTCACATAAAGTGGTTTTAATGCCAAGG ctCCAGGATCGGAAAGGCAAAGTATCTATCATATGTGGAGGCGGAAGTGGACACGAACCTTTTGCCGCAG GTTTCGTTGGAAATGGCATGTTGACAGCATCAGTGGCGGGCTCCATATTCGCTGCTCCGCCATCTCAACATATTAGTTACGCTATCGAACGTGTTTCCGAACACAGTAATG GTGGAATTTTAATGGTAATCCCAAATTATACTGGCGACCGACTAAATTTTGGAATAGCAATCGAGAAAGCGAGGCAAACAGGTGTAGAG GTGGAGGACTTAGTTGTAAACGATGACTGCAGTATACCAAGCGAGGAACAAGGTGTAGCTGGTAAACGTGGTTTAACTGGAATGCTGTTCGTTATTAAAATAGCTGGCGCGATGGCTGAGAAAGGGTCACCACTGAAAGAAGTCTATAAAACTGCACAAGTTGTTCTCCAAAATATGGCCACCTATGCGGTTGGATTAACCGCTTGTGCAATCCCTG GACAACCACTGATGTTTGACCTACCGGAAGACGAGATAGAATGCGGTATGGGGGTTCACGGCGAAGCAGGATACGAGAAGCTTAAATTAAAATCCTGTAGCGAAGTCGTTGCATTTATGTTGAAATGTATTTGCACCTCGCTGTCTTTGCAAGGTGGTGATTCAGTTGCGGTTATCGTAAATAATTTCGGTGCGTTAAGCCAATTGGAACAGGGAATCGTTGTCCATGACGTAGTTAAGCAGCTTC GAAACATGAACATAGAACCCCTACGTGTGTATTCGGGGGTCTTAATGACGTCATTGAACAGCGCTGGAGTGCATATTACTCTCTTAAAAATATCCTCGGACAACAAGGTCTTCCTCGACTACCTGGACGAGCCAACCAATGCACCAAAATGGCCCGGTTGCGTTTACAGTGTTCCCTCAAATTCTCCACCAGTTGTTCAAGACAAAGTATCAAGAAAAATAGAGAAGGTTGGAGTTGAGCTCAATTCAAGACAACAGATGTTATTCAAACAATGTTTACAAAGTAGTTGCAAAAGTTTGATCGAGAAAGAGACTCATATTAATGATTTGGACAGAGGTTGTGGAGATGGGGATTGCGGTTCTACCCTTAAAAGACTCGCTGCTG atatattgcaaaatttggacCGCTTCCATATGTCACATCCGTCGTCAGTTTTTATCGAATTGGCTTATATAGCCGAACAACAAATGGGTGGCACTTCTGGAGCATTATATTGCCTGCTGTTTACTAGAATAGCTAGGGAATTAACATCGAATCAACAGCATGACGATTGGATAGGTTTCTGGGCTCAGGCATTGCGCGTTGGTTTAAGTTGCTTAAGAATGTATGGAAAAGCGGAGCCAGGCGATAGGTCTATG atTGATGTAATCAGTGCGGTTTGTGAGAAGTATGAGATCCTGCTGAATAAACCAATAACTGAAATTTGTGAGATATTGAAGACGGTAGCTTGGCAAGCGTGCGAATCTACAAAGAACATGAAACCAAA GGTCGGGAGAGCCAGTTACGTGAAACAGGagcaatatttacaaaatgcaGATGCAGGTGCATACGGAGTTGCTACTTGGATTAACGCCATCACTGATGTTATTAAGAACGCCAAagcataa
- the LOC105664302 gene encoding general transcription factor II-I repeat domain-containing protein 2-like isoform X3, producing the protein MAEYHRKRSSVSTYFKPSWESDYFFIEHEGVPTCLICGKKLHQVKKYNLQRHFQSMHGHHAQLAGEEREAEVAQLKQKFVEAEVEEETVSSCSEAAVRASFGIALEIARSSRSYTDGDVVKKYLVNAAGQLCPTEVQTFEAISLSRMTIARRIQSMASNVMDQLRQLCATFTVYSLAIDEGSDISGTPQIAIFIRGVNNNLQVTEELLDLVPLRDGVSGEDIFSCVEEIIETNQLDWHKLISVATDGSPAMADNNNGFVGRLRKKLNELGSAKKLIGVHCLIHRQNLCSKNVEMSNVMSVIVRVTNYIRNHGVKRRQFRAFLEELDSEYADLPYYTEVRWLSRGKLLEQFYNLRSEIATFMEAMQNPVPELKDNEWLIDLAFLTDLVHHLNMLNQSLQRKDISLLMEQKRLQTSSRRLFSTE; encoded by the exons ATGGCTGAATATCATCGAAAAAGAAGTTCCGTTTCCACGTACTTCAAGCCATCGTGGGAATCGGACTACTTCTTCATAGAGCACGAAGGCGTGCCGACCTGTTTGATATGCGGGAAAAAATTGCACCAAGTGAAAAAGTACAATCTGCAACGACATTTTCAGTCTATGCACGGACATCATGCGCAATTAGCTGGTGAAGAACGCGAAGCAGAAGTCGCGCAGTTGAAGCAGAAATTCGTGGAAGCGGAAGTGGAGGAA GAAACGGTGTCGTCGTGTAGCGAGGCAGCCGTGCGAGCGAGCTTCGGAATTGCTCTTGAAATCGCGAGATCGTCGCGCAGCTACACGGACGGTGATGTTGTGAAGAAATATTTGGTGAACGCCGCGGGTCAATTGTGCCCGACAGAAGTACAGACATTCGAAGCTATCAGTTTATCGAGAATGACCATTGCTCGTCGAATTCAGTCAATGGCCAGCAATGTTATGGACCAGTTAAGACAGTTGTGTGCTACTTTCACTGTGTATTCTTTAGCCATCGATGAGGGCAGTGATATATCAGGCACACCGCAAATAGCCATTTTTATTCGTGGTGTGAACAATAATTTACAAGTGACAGAGGAATTGTTGGATCTGGTACCATTGAGGGATGGCGTATCCGGGGAGGACATCTTTTCCTGTGTCGAGGAAATAATAGAAACCAACCAATTGGACTGGCATAAACTCATCTCTGTGGCGACCGATGGATCTCCAGCCATGGCTGATAACAATAATGGTTTTGTTGGTCGCCTCAGGAAGAAGTTAAATGAATTAGGCAGCGCAAAGAAGTTGATCGGAGTGCACTGCCTCATTCACAGACAGAATTTATGCTCGAAGAATGTGGAAATGTCAAATGTAATGTCTGTGATTGTCCGTGTTACTAATTACATTAGAAATCATGGTGTAAAAAGACGACAGTTTCGTGCGTTCCTGGAAGAATTAGATTCAGAGTATGCAGACTTGCCATATTATACAGAGGTCAGATGGCTAAGCCGGGGGAAGTTATTGGAACAATTCTATAATCTTCGAAGCGAGATAGCCACGTTTATGGAAGCAATGCAAAATCCTGTACCAGAATTGAAGGATAATGAATGGCTAATTGATTTGGCATTTTTGACCGATTTAGTTCATCACTTGAATATGCTGAATCAATCATTGCAACGGAAAG ATATTAGTCTATTAATGGAGCAAAAAAGACTACAGACATCATCTAGACGACTGTTCAGTACAGAATAG
- the LOC100879057 gene encoding ubiquitin carboxyl-terminal hydrolase MINDY-3 homolog → MAENVVQCDELIRSIKTLLWGSSVKEDVFKRWAQGFYFSPDEPTALIQEKGGPCAIIAPVQAFILKVLLSECDISIWRNINQDKCYQLLVQASVEILKQAAGEKVPKFLIVYMDCKLSNKNNEEKSRLSENTSQTEQEEKKNVENKESQEENEELLMKEVNEECTNVESDSFHSQLRLFTTNTSEQVEEFFSEKLEMLKAKYGVLLLLYSVIGTKGITEIRSEMSDPSESMIDSTYGYGNQSLINLMLTGRAVSHVWDHDQDIGGLKLRGIDKQNTIGFLALLEHLCYCEVGTFLKSPSYPIWVLGSETHLTVLFSDEKRLVSPETPADQAKRIFRKFDPEGNNFIPANLLQDVLAELGLVTDPEYVNVMRKKLDNENLGIILRSYFMDEFFPEKPRTCPDTFPLYHYNGLRHSNPNNKVMYHKGQAVLLECTIKAIMESNPMLTVLQTKWPRIEIQWDIGQNPSLN, encoded by the exons ATGGCTGAAAATGTTGTTCAGTGTGATGAGTTGATACGTTCTATCAAAACACTGCTTTGGGGTAGTTCTGTCAAAGAAGATGTGTTCAAACGATGGGCGCAAG gATTTTATTTTAGCCCGGATGAACCTACAGCATTGATACAAGAAAAAGGTGGTCCATGTGCTATTATAGCTCCTGTCCaggcatttattttgaaagtgttaCTTTCTGAATGTGATATTTCAATCTGGAGAAATATTAACCAGGACAAATGCTACCAACTTCTTGTGCAAGCTtctgttgaaattttaaaacaagcTGCAGGAGAAAAGGTCCCAAAGTTCTTAATTGTGTACATGGattgtaaattatcaaacaaGAACAATGAGGAAAAGAGTAGACTGTCTGAGAATACATCACAAACTGAACAGGAGGagaaaaaaaatgtagaaaataagGAGAGCCAGGAGGAAAATGAAGAATTGTTAATGAAGGAAGTGAACGAGGAATGTACCAATGTGGAATCTGATTCTTTCCACTCCCAATTGAG GTTATTTACGACAAACACCTCGGAACAAGTAGAAGAATTTTTTTccgaaaaattggaaatgttgAAAGCCAAATATGGTGTCTTATTACTTCTTTATAGTGTAATTGGTACAAAGGGTATCACTGAAATTCGTTCTGAAATGTCAGATCCTTCAGAGTCAATGATTGATTCTACATATGGTTATGGAAATCAAAGTCTCATAAATTTGATGCTCACAGGCAGAGCAGTCAGCCATGTATGGGACCATGATCAAGATATTGGAGGCCTCA AATTGCGAGGAATAGATAAGCAAAATACTATAGGTTTTCTTGCACTTCTGGAACATTTATGTTACTGTGAAGTAGGCACATTCTTGAAGTCACCATCGTATCCTATTTGGGTATTGGGTTCAGAGACTCATTTAACCGTACTATTTTCTGACGAGAAAAGGCTAGTAAGCCCTGAAACACCTGCAGATCAGGCAAAAAGGATTTTCAGAAAATTCGATCCtgaaggaaataattttattcctgCTAATTTGCTTCAGGATGTTCTTGCTGAACTTGGATTAGTCACAGATCCTGAGTA CGTTAATGTAATGAGGAAAAAGTTAGATaatgaaaacttgggaattatTTTACGTAGTTATTTTATGGATGAATTCTTTCCTGAAAAACCTCGGACTTGTCCAGACACGTTCCCCTTGTATCATTATAATGGACTTCGGCACAGTAACCCAAACAACAAAGTGATGTATCATAAAGGACAAGCGGTTTTATTAGAATGTACTATTAAGGCAATCATGGAAAGTAATCCAATGTTAACGGTACTTCAAACAAAATGGCCCAGAATTGAAATTCAGTGGGATATTGGACAAAATCCGAGCCTCAATTAA
- the LOC105664302 gene encoding general transcription factor II-I repeat domain-containing protein 2-like isoform X4 produces the protein MAEYHRKRSSVSTYFKPSWESDYFFIEHEGVPTCLICGKKLHQVKKYNLQRHFQSMHGHHAQLAGEEREAEVAQLKQKFVEAEVEEETVSSCSEAAVRASFGIALEIARSSRSYTDGDVVKKYLVNAAGQLCPTEVQTFEAISLSRMTIARRIQSMASNVMDQLRQLCATFTVYSLAIDEGSDISGTPQIAIFIRGVNNNLQVTEELLDLVPLRDGVSGEDIFSCVEEIIETNQLDWHKLISVATDGSPAMADNNNGFVGRLRKKLNELGSAKKLIGVHCLIHRQNLCSKNVEMSNVMSVIVRVTNYIRNHGVKRRQFRAFLEELDSEYADLPYYTEVRWLSRGKLLEQFYNLRSEIATFMEAMQNPVPELKDNEWLIDLAFLTDLVHHLNMLNQSLQRKGFKRGAPEVT, from the exons ATGGCTGAATATCATCGAAAAAGAAGTTCCGTTTCCACGTACTTCAAGCCATCGTGGGAATCGGACTACTTCTTCATAGAGCACGAAGGCGTGCCGACCTGTTTGATATGCGGGAAAAAATTGCACCAAGTGAAAAAGTACAATCTGCAACGACATTTTCAGTCTATGCACGGACATCATGCGCAATTAGCTGGTGAAGAACGCGAAGCAGAAGTCGCGCAGTTGAAGCAGAAATTCGTGGAAGCGGAAGTGGAGGAA GAAACGGTGTCGTCGTGTAGCGAGGCAGCCGTGCGAGCGAGCTTCGGAATTGCTCTTGAAATCGCGAGATCGTCGCGCAGCTACACGGACGGTGATGTTGTGAAGAAATATTTGGTGAACGCCGCGGGTCAATTGTGCCCGACAGAAGTACAGACATTCGAAGCTATCAGTTTATCGAGAATGACCATTGCTCGTCGAATTCAGTCAATGGCCAGCAATGTTATGGACCAGTTAAGACAGTTGTGTGCTACTTTCACTGTGTATTCTTTAGCCATCGATGAGGGCAGTGATATATCAGGCACACCGCAAATAGCCATTTTTATTCGTGGTGTGAACAATAATTTACAAGTGACAGAGGAATTGTTGGATCTGGTACCATTGAGGGATGGCGTATCCGGGGAGGACATCTTTTCCTGTGTCGAGGAAATAATAGAAACCAACCAATTGGACTGGCATAAACTCATCTCTGTGGCGACCGATGGATCTCCAGCCATGGCTGATAACAATAATGGTTTTGTTGGTCGCCTCAGGAAGAAGTTAAATGAATTAGGCAGCGCAAAGAAGTTGATCGGAGTGCACTGCCTCATTCACAGACAGAATTTATGCTCGAAGAATGTGGAAATGTCAAATGTAATGTCTGTGATTGTCCGTGTTACTAATTACATTAGAAATCATGGTGTAAAAAGACGACAGTTTCGTGCGTTCCTGGAAGAATTAGATTCAGAGTATGCAGACTTGCCATATTATACAGAGGTCAGATGGCTAAGCCGGGGGAAGTTATTGGAACAATTCTATAATCTTCGAAGCGAGATAGCCACGTTTATGGAAGCAATGCAAAATCCTGTACCAGAATTGAAGGATAATGAATGGCTAATTGATTTGGCATTTTTGACCGATTTAGTTCATCACTTGAATATGCTGAATCAATCATTGCAACGGAAAG GATTCAAACGTGGCGCGCCGGAAGTCACCTGA